The DNA window TCGTCCGCCAGATCCCTCATGAGGTCGAGGAGTTCGACCTGGTAGCGCAGGTCGAGGTAGGTCGTCGGCTCGTCGAGCAGCAGCACCCCCGTCTCCTGCGCGAGGCAGCCGGCCAGCCAGACGCGCTGGAGCTGGCCGCCCGAGAGGTGCTCGGCGCCCCGGTCCGCCAGTTCCGTGACGCCGGTCAGGGCGAGCGCCCGGTCCACGGCGGCCCGGCCGCCCGGGTCGTCGCGGCCCCAGCGTCCCCGGTAGGGGTAGCGGCCGAACGCGACGAGGTCCCGCACGGTCAGTCCGCTCGGTGTGGGGCGCCCCTGCGTGAGCAGGGCGACCCGGCGGGAGAACTCACGGGGGCTCAGGGCGAGGCCGTCGGTGTCGCCGTCGATGACGAGCGTGGCGGTCCTGGGCCGCTGCAGCCGCGCGATTGTGCGCAGGAGCGTCGACTTGCCGCTGCCGTTCGGCCCGACCAGGGCGGTCACTTCACCGGGCAGCAGGGTCAACGAGGCGTCGTGTACGACGTCGACGCCGTCGTACGCCACGGTGACGCCGGCGGCGGAGAGTTCGTGACCCTGGGGACGCGTGGCGCCGGTGGCCTTTTCAACTACGTGCACGGTCGGAAGGTTAGCCTACCCTTACCATTCGACAAACTGCTCGTTCCACAGGGAGGCGTCGGCCGGTGCGGCCGGTCCGCGGACCGGCCGCACCGCTCTCACGGGCCGGTCACAGGCGCGCGGCGCGCTGCAGCCTGCCCCAGTCGACGAACTTGAAGTCCGTGTCCGTACGAACCTGCCCGTCGGGGCCGGGGGCTTCGGGGGTGTTGGCGCCGTCCTGGACGACCAACAGGCCGTTCGGGAACCTCCGTCCCAGCGGCGCGCTGGTGACGGCGGCTCCGTCGCAGACCTCCGAGCCGTCGGGTGCGCCGGGCGCGGAGCCGGCGGTGATCCGGAAGCCGCGGACGAAGGCGTTGCGGTGGCCGCGGTCGAAGACGGCGAAGGTGTTGTCGCCCTGGCCGGAGGCGATGAGATAGCCGTCGCGGCGGGGGTCCTCGGGATCGCGCCAGATCGTCAGGCCCTCCACGTCGGCACTGAGGTGCCGGCCGCCGAAGCCCGGGTCGGCGCCCGCGTCGCACTCCTCGGTCCGCGGGTTCCAGGTGCCGGGCACGCCGTAGGAGCGGACCTTCTCGATCAGGCGGGCCGGGGAGCGCAGGTCGGCGTCGAGCTTCCAGATGCCCACGTCCTCCTGGCCCGCGTACAGGTCGC is part of the Streptomyces subrutilus genome and encodes:
- a CDS encoding ABC transporter ATP-binding protein gives rise to the protein MHVVEKATGATRPQGHELSAAGVTVAYDGVDVVHDASLTLLPGEVTALVGPNGSGKSTLLRTIARLQRPRTATLVIDGDTDGLALSPREFSRRVALLTQGRPTPSGLTVRDLVAFGRYPYRGRWGRDDPGGRAAVDRALALTGVTELADRGAEHLSGGQLQRVWLAGCLAQETGVLLLDEPTTYLDLRYQVELLDLMRDLADDHGIAVGVVLHDLDQAAAVADRIVLLHAGRVIADGDPADVLTPQRLTDTYGIRVHVETDPLTGILRTRAVGRHHARSERLSPTS